A single Natranaerobius thermophilus JW/NM-WN-LF DNA region contains:
- a CDS encoding efflux RND transporter permease subunit, which yields MSLSRLAVKRPIATIMVLLAVLILGFLIYPRLPLNLLPQMNYPMAVVVTQYPEAGPQEIENMITRPMEEMVGTTAGIENISSRSYEELSMVMVEFSWGTDMDFASLEMRERIDTVRENLPEGAESPQVVKVDPSLMPVMFVSVGLEEAEGEHRDLIDLEHLVSNQVVNRLKRIDGVSSVELSGVGEREIRVDLNEDQMEKYDLNSQEVYGILSGQNINVPGGRIVEEEQELLVRSVSEFSSLDELEETTVGINTPDFPGETSNGLNDSFSSGDELPADQNPEVSTEFSTDRRQGEEFSGDYGEPVYLDDIADIRDEYQRESLVRLNGDKALGLIIQKQSDANTVQVTRNINEELAKIQGEYQELNLVPTWNQGNFIEEVLSMVQQNAVLGGFLAALVLFVFLRNYKSTLIVAISIPASILATFPLAYFTGLSLNIMTLSGLALGIGMLVDNSVVVLENIFRHVEQGKQIKEAAITGTEEVSSPIIASTLTTIAVFLPVFLLEDLAGIIFADLSYMVVFSLAMSLFTALTVIPVLSVLLIGHNQAISKFIPIENLKKRYKKSLHYLSKKGKYVLGGAIILMVISFTLLPNLGGEFLPPITRSEFTVDVRLPPGTHLETTEEVVTEVEQYLLDEEEVDSVYATIGERASQREGAGYTQRTPHRGELMVILETDEQEKLAQQVESEFYDHDQASISASEMEGDLEMGGDAIEIDLIGPELDTLRELSQDIANEVSELEVVSNVSRNLPTPRPELQVSPKDEQSMLKGITPIQMSQDLETDLTGRRATIFREDGREIPIVLGYFSEGPESTEEIKEKYQDIATVEKEPGPTVINRQDGQRYVTISADSETRDVRGAVNSIQDRLDNVDIPQGYRLNYGGAYEDMWSSYLELGGALALSLLLVFMVMAGQFESLRYPLVIMVSIPFSFVGVILALYILNDTLNVASIMGVIILSGLVVNNAIVLVDCIKREDSVLEGASLRLRPILMTTITTLLALIPMAIAVGPGSEIQNSLAFSLIGGLFSATLLTLVILPLVIIWIKSRFNLD from the coding sequence GTGAGTTTATCGCGTCTTGCAGTAAAACGACCAATAGCTACTATTATGGTATTATTAGCCGTATTAATATTAGGATTTTTAATATACCCTCGATTACCATTAAACCTACTTCCTCAAATGAATTATCCTATGGCGGTTGTAGTGACTCAATATCCAGAAGCAGGTCCTCAGGAAATTGAAAATATGATTACGAGACCCATGGAGGAGATGGTTGGTACAACGGCTGGAATAGAAAATATTTCATCTCGATCCTATGAAGAATTGTCCATGGTTATGGTAGAATTTTCCTGGGGGACTGATATGGATTTTGCATCACTGGAAATGAGAGAAAGAATAGACACTGTTAGGGAGAATTTACCAGAAGGAGCTGAATCCCCTCAAGTCGTTAAAGTAGATCCATCCTTGATGCCAGTTATGTTTGTAAGTGTGGGACTGGAAGAAGCAGAAGGAGAACACCGAGATTTAATAGATTTAGAACACCTGGTTTCAAATCAAGTGGTTAATCGTTTAAAAAGAATTGATGGTGTGTCATCTGTAGAACTTTCTGGTGTAGGTGAAAGGGAAATAAGAGTTGATTTAAATGAAGATCAGATGGAAAAATATGATTTAAATTCTCAAGAAGTTTACGGGATACTATCAGGACAAAATATCAATGTGCCAGGTGGAAGAATTGTGGAAGAAGAACAGGAGCTTTTGGTGAGATCTGTGTCAGAATTCAGTAGTCTTGATGAACTTGAAGAAACCACTGTTGGGATAAACACACCTGATTTTCCAGGAGAAACTAGCAATGGCTTAAATGATTCATTTTCCTCTGGCGATGAGTTACCTGCTGATCAGAATCCAGAGGTTTCTACCGAATTTTCGACTGATAGAAGGCAGGGAGAAGAGTTTTCTGGTGATTATGGAGAACCAGTATATTTAGATGATATAGCAGATATTAGAGATGAGTATCAAAGGGAAAGTTTAGTTCGTCTCAATGGAGATAAAGCTTTGGGATTGATTATCCAAAAACAATCTGACGCAAATACAGTTCAAGTTACCAGAAATATTAATGAAGAATTGGCCAAAATTCAGGGTGAATACCAAGAACTTAATTTAGTACCCACCTGGAATCAAGGCAATTTTATTGAAGAAGTGCTTTCAATGGTACAACAAAATGCCGTTTTAGGAGGATTTTTGGCTGCCCTGGTACTATTTGTGTTTCTAAGAAATTATAAAAGTACCCTCATAGTAGCCATTAGCATTCCAGCATCTATTCTAGCCACTTTTCCTCTAGCTTACTTTACGGGGCTATCTCTCAATATAATGACACTATCGGGATTAGCTCTAGGGATAGGAATGTTAGTAGATAATTCAGTTGTGGTTCTAGAAAATATTTTTAGACACGTAGAACAGGGAAAACAAATTAAAGAAGCAGCTATCACGGGGACAGAAGAAGTTAGTTCTCCCATAATCGCATCAACTTTAACTACTATTGCGGTTTTTCTACCTGTATTTTTATTAGAAGACCTAGCAGGTATTATTTTTGCAGATTTGTCCTATATGGTAGTTTTTTCGCTTGCCATGTCGTTATTTACAGCTTTAACGGTTATTCCTGTACTCTCAGTGTTATTAATTGGGCATAATCAAGCCATTTCAAAGTTCATACCCATTGAAAATTTGAAAAAACGATATAAAAAAAGCCTGCACTATCTATCGAAAAAAGGAAAATATGTTTTAGGTGGAGCTATTATATTAATGGTAATATCCTTTACTTTGCTCCCAAATTTGGGTGGAGAATTTTTACCACCCATAACTAGATCCGAATTTACAGTAGACGTACGATTACCACCCGGAACTCATTTGGAAACCACAGAAGAAGTTGTTACAGAAGTAGAACAATATCTTTTAGATGAGGAAGAAGTTGACTCTGTATACGCAACCATAGGTGAGCGAGCTAGTCAAAGAGAAGGAGCAGGGTACACTCAAAGAACTCCCCATCGCGGTGAATTGATGGTGATATTGGAAACAGATGAGCAAGAAAAACTTGCCCAACAAGTTGAGAGTGAATTTTACGATCATGACCAGGCCTCAATTAGCGCTTCCGAGATGGAGGGAGATTTAGAGATGGGTGGTGATGCTATTGAAATTGACTTAATCGGTCCAGAACTTGACACACTGAGGGAACTGTCTCAAGATATAGCTAATGAAGTTTCTGAATTAGAAGTTGTTTCAAATGTTTCGAGAAACTTACCTACACCCAGACCAGAACTACAGGTTTCTCCCAAAGACGAACAAAGCATGTTAAAAGGAATTACTCCCATTCAAATGTCTCAAGACTTAGAAACTGATTTAACAGGAAGAAGAGCAACAATTTTTAGAGAAGATGGTAGAGAGATCCCCATAGTATTAGGTTACTTTAGCGAAGGACCTGAGTCTACTGAAGAAATAAAAGAAAAATACCAGGATATTGCCACAGTTGAAAAAGAGCCAGGCCCTACGGTTATCAATCGACAGGACGGTCAGCGCTATGTAACAATTTCAGCCGATTCGGAAACAAGAGATGTTCGGGGAGCGGTAAATAGTATCCAAGATAGATTAGATAATGTGGATATCCCGCAAGGTTATCGCCTAAATTATGGGGGCGCTTACGAGGATATGTGGTCCTCATATTTAGAGCTAGGTGGAGCTTTGGCTTTATCTTTGTTGCTAGTATTTATGGTCATGGCAGGTCAATTCGAATCTTTACGTTATCCTCTTGTTATTATGGTCAGCATACCTTTTTCTTTTGTAGGTGTAATTCTAGCACTATATATTTTGAATGATACTTTAAATGTGGCATCAATAATGGGGGTTATTATACTTTCAGGATTAGTTGTTAATAATGCTATTGTTTTAGTGGATTGCATTAAACGGGAAGATAGTGTCCTTGAAGGTGCTTCCCTTAGATTGAGACCCATTTTGATGACTACTATTACTACCTTGTTGGCATTAATTCCCATGGCTATTGCCGTTGGTCCTGGGTCTGAAATTCAAAACTCTTTGGCTTTTTCTCTTATAGGTGGATTGTTTAGTGCTACTCTACTAACATTAGTGATACTGCCTTTAGTAATCATCTGGATTAAATCTAGATTTAATCTAGATTAG
- a CDS encoding IS3 family transposase (programmed frameshift), protein MSNKRYNEDFKRTIVDLYNSGSSVKDLSSEYGVTEVTIYKWIKDFSPNQQSGSEGATSKDVEEMQKEMARLKEENEILKKGYDHIRQKVDNTELTEFIKEQKDEHTIKAICDALDFPRSTYYETINRVESNRDKENRELLDQITQIHKNSKKRYGAPKIHAVLINKGYKVSLKRVQRLMRKEGIKSIVRKKYRPYPSREKVVERENLLKQDFSTTFVNQKWVTDITYIDTVKDGWCYLASVMDLHTHKIVGYSFSKTMTTDLVIKAVKNAYDTQKPGNGLILHSDLGTQYTSDDFKRFLRYKGIKQSFSRKGCPYDNAHIESFHATLKKEEVNHVKYLDFKSAEIALFRFIESWYNRTRIHGSLEFLTPQHVEDLAKQSA, encoded by the exons ATGAGTAATAAGAGATATAATGAAGACTTCAAAAGAACAATTGTAGATTTATATAATTCAGGTAGTTCTGTGAAGGATTTGTCTAGCGAATATGGTGTGACAGAGGTTACTATTTATAAATGGATCAAAGATTTCTCTCCAAACCAACAATCTGGCAGTGAGGGAGCCACTTCAAAAGATGTGGAAGAAATGCAAAAAGAAATGGCTCGCTTGAAAGAGGAGAATGAAATCTTAAAAAAGG GCTATGACCATATTCGCCAAAAAGTAGACAATACAGAGCTTACTGAATTTATAAAAGAACAAAAGGACGAGCATACTATCAAAGCTATTTGTGATGCTCTAGACTTTCCGAGAAGTACTTATTACGAAACAATAAATCGAGTTGAATCTAATCGTGACAAAGAAAACAGAGAACTATTAGATCAAATAACTCAAATTCATAAAAACAGTAAAAAGCGATATGGTGCACCAAAGATCCACGCTGTGCTAATCAATAAAGGATACAAAGTCAGCTTAAAAAGAGTCCAACGATTAATGAGAAAAGAGGGTATCAAATCAATTGTCAGGAAAAAATATCGGCCTTATCCTAGTAGAGAAAAAGTAGTCGAACGAGAGAATCTCCTAAAACAAGACTTTTCAACTACATTTGTCAATCAAAAGTGGGTTACTGATATTACATACATTGATACTGTTAAAGACGGCTGGTGCTACTTAGCCTCTGTAATGGATTTACACACCCATAAAATTGTTGGATACTCTTTTAGCAAGACCATGACAACAGATTTAGTTATTAAAGCTGTTAAAAATGCTTATGATACACAGAAACCTGGCAATGGACTTATTCTACATAGTGATCTAGGTACCCAGTACACTAGCGATGACTTTAAGCGTTTTTTAAGGTACAAAGGGATCAAGCAATCATTTAGCAGAAAAGGCTGCCCTTATGACAATGCACATATCGAATCATTTCATGCTACTTTGAAAAAGGAAGAAGTTAACCATGTTAAGTACTTAGACTTCAAATCGGCTGAAATTGCTCTATTTAGGTTCATTGAGAGCTGGTACAACAGAACAAGAATCCATGGAAGTTTGGAGTTTTTAACTCCTCAACATGTTGAGGATCTAGCAAAGCAATCTGCTTAA
- a CDS encoding ISNCY family transposase, which translates to MFFENVTMTKKVTYQMTQEEIKKLNIINQTIDGYLTIRDAARALNLSDRQIKRLKKGVQLEGPSFVIHKSRGKKPDHSVPESTEKHIISLKLEKYPNANFTHFTELLNEREKISISRPVVHRILSKAGISSPKKHKKSKSHHRRKRKDRMGLLVQIDASPYDWFDTGFDCDLHAAIDDATGALLGLFFVENECLEGYFQIMHQLISNYGIPASLYSDKHTIFRSPKSDKLSIDEQLAGKQVKPTQFGAAMEELGVTIIPANSPQAKGRVERLFDTLQSRLPTLFKLHNITTMEKANEFLQKDFLPDFNKRFALKPENELSAFTCLNQDINLDHILCSKFKRTVDNSATFSFEGSYYQILDKNSQLVPKSKVTVLSNPKFGVKVKYKDMVFETQIVDKPSTTKMTKKVKTTQSPKNRIVPDENHPWRKQSERTNLNYDLTDQELLDTILNTRDRV; encoded by the coding sequence ATGTTCTTTGAAAATGTCACTATGACTAAAAAGGTGACATATCAAATGACCCAAGAAGAAATTAAAAAACTAAATATTATCAATCAAACAATTGATGGCTACTTAACCATTAGAGATGCAGCACGAGCTTTGAACCTCAGTGATCGACAAATTAAACGACTGAAGAAAGGAGTGCAACTAGAAGGACCCAGTTTTGTCATACATAAAAGCCGAGGTAAAAAGCCTGATCATTCTGTTCCTGAAAGTACTGAAAAACATATCATTTCTCTAAAGTTAGAAAAATACCCAAATGCAAATTTCACTCATTTTACAGAACTTTTAAACGAGCGAGAAAAAATCTCTATCAGTAGGCCAGTTGTTCATAGAATTCTTAGTAAAGCTGGAATTTCTAGTCCTAAAAAACATAAAAAGAGTAAGAGTCACCACAGACGCAAACGCAAGGACAGAATGGGACTTTTAGTACAAATAGACGCCTCACCTTATGACTGGTTTGACACTGGCTTTGATTGTGATTTACACGCTGCTATCGATGATGCCACAGGAGCTTTGCTAGGATTATTTTTTGTTGAAAATGAATGTCTTGAGGGATACTTTCAGATTATGCATCAGTTAATTTCAAACTATGGTATTCCTGCAAGTCTTTATAGCGATAAGCACACTATTTTTAGATCACCTAAATCGGACAAGCTTTCGATTGATGAACAGCTCGCAGGTAAACAAGTTAAGCCTACTCAATTTGGTGCAGCTATGGAAGAGTTAGGAGTCACTATTATACCTGCTAACTCTCCACAAGCAAAAGGACGAGTTGAAAGGCTTTTTGATACTTTACAAAGCAGACTGCCCACACTTTTTAAGCTACACAATATAACTACCATGGAGAAAGCTAATGAATTTTTACAAAAAGATTTCTTGCCTGATTTTAATAAAAGATTTGCCCTAAAGCCCGAAAATGAGCTATCGGCTTTTACCTGTTTAAATCAAGATATTAATCTTGATCATATACTTTGTTCTAAATTCAAAAGAACTGTGGACAACAGTGCCACTTTCTCTTTTGAAGGAAGTTACTATCAAATTTTAGATAAAAATAGTCAACTGGTTCCTAAATCTAAAGTTACTGTCCTATCTAATCCTAAATTTGGAGTTAAAGTAAAATATAAAGATATGGTGTTTGAAACTCAAATTGTGGACAAGCCTTCAACTACTAAAATGACCAAAAAAGTTAAAACAACGCAATCACCTAAAAATAGAATAGTCCCAGATGAAAATCACCCTTGGAGAAAACAAAGTGAAAGAACAAATCTTAACTACGACCTGACTGATCAAGAACTTTTAGATACTATACTAAATACCAGGGACCGAGTTTAA
- the mgtE gene encoding magnesium transporter, with protein MEIFEKAQNYLHNKQMDDLKRLLIETEIHDIIQILKELSSEERIMVFRLLDKDRAIEIFELLDPSLQHDLVKSFTERKAIEVFSELDPDDQARLLDELPAKVTKRLLNSISKEEREDVMVLLGYEKGTAGRLMTPEYINVKKDQTVSEALERIRQKGYNEETIYTLYVTDNERKLEGDVSLSSLVLASPDTKVKELLRTDTAEVNTDTDQEEAARLLKDRDLLSLPVLDKEDRLVGIITIDDAMDVLEEEQTEDLFEQVGLTGVTGTTQQVESGRSLRMVEGSFLEIWRVRLPFLVITLIGGMLAGFVIESYEESLQAIHALAFFIPVIMDMGGNVGTQSSTIFARAVVLGHISLNRFIRHWLKEIAVGSSMGAMIGIAAGIIASVWQQIEGIGLVIGISLWATVTIATALGFLIPFILLKLDFDQAAGSMPVITTIKDISGLLIYFYVAAIFLGHLI; from the coding sequence ATGGAGATTTTCGAGAAAGCACAAAATTATCTTCACAACAAACAGATGGATGATCTAAAAAGATTACTTATCGAAACGGAAATACATGATATTATCCAAATTTTAAAAGAGCTTTCATCTGAAGAACGAATAATGGTATTTCGATTACTTGATAAAGACCGTGCTATTGAGATTTTTGAATTACTTGATCCATCTCTACAGCACGACCTAGTTAAATCTTTTACAGAAAGAAAGGCTATTGAAGTATTCTCAGAGCTTGATCCGGATGACCAGGCCAGACTTTTAGATGAACTTCCTGCAAAAGTAACAAAAAGATTATTGAATTCAATTAGCAAAGAAGAACGAGAAGATGTCATGGTACTACTAGGTTACGAAAAGGGTACTGCCGGAAGATTAATGACTCCAGAATATATTAATGTTAAAAAAGACCAAACAGTAAGCGAAGCTCTTGAACGAATTAGACAAAAGGGCTATAACGAAGAAACTATATATACTTTATATGTTACAGATAATGAAAGGAAACTAGAAGGTGACGTCTCTCTAAGCAGTCTAGTACTAGCTTCACCGGATACAAAAGTTAAAGAGTTATTGAGAACAGACACTGCCGAAGTAAATACTGATACAGATCAAGAAGAAGCTGCCAGATTGTTAAAGGATAGGGACTTACTAAGTTTACCTGTACTTGACAAGGAAGATAGATTAGTAGGAATCATCACAATAGATGACGCTATGGACGTTTTAGAAGAAGAACAAACAGAAGATTTATTTGAACAAGTTGGCTTGACTGGAGTAACCGGAACTACTCAACAGGTAGAAAGTGGTAGAAGTCTTAGAATGGTTGAAGGTAGCTTTCTAGAAATCTGGAGGGTTAGGCTTCCTTTCCTAGTAATCACTCTTATTGGCGGTATGCTGGCTGGATTTGTTATTGAAAGTTACGAAGAATCATTACAGGCTATTCATGCTCTTGCTTTCTTTATCCCTGTTATAATGGATATGGGTGGAAATGTTGGTACTCAGTCTTCTACAATTTTTGCTCGTGCTGTTGTTCTTGGTCACATCAGTCTTAATAGATTTATAAGACATTGGTTAAAAGAGATAGCCGTTGGAAGCAGTATGGGTGCAATGATAGGAATAGCAGCTGGAATAATTGCAAGTGTATGGCAACAAATTGAAGGAATTGGCCTGGTTATCGGGATCTCTCTCTGGGCTACCGTTACTATAGCAACAGCTTTAGGATTTTTAATACCCTTTATCTTGCTAAAGCTTGATTTTGATCAGGCAGCCGGTTCAATGCCTGTTATTACTACCATAAAAGACATTTCTGGACTATTAATTTACTTTTATGTAGCAGCTATTTTCT